The following coding sequences are from one Virgibacillus necropolis window:
- a CDS encoding DUF3899 domain-containing protein, protein MYKKRRNLTITILLLLILVVLSLTIQSIVFWNNVFLVGLFCFICGGILLILKKGIFNNMFYSFRVFLKNSSKLQMYVSEKDEVTTTKHLPSNNFIVTYFLLIGGVILIGYSTSISFFIST, encoded by the coding sequence ATGTATAAGAAGAGAAGAAATTTAACCATCACAATATTACTTTTATTAATCCTAGTAGTACTATCACTTACGATTCAATCTATTGTATTTTGGAATAATGTATTCCTAGTGGGCTTATTTTGTTTTATTTGTGGAGGTATATTGTTGATTCTTAAAAAAGGTATATTTAATAACATGTTTTATAGTTTTAGAGTTTTCTTGAAAAATTCTTCCAAACTACAAATGTATGTATCAGAAAAAGATGAAGTTACTACAACCAAACATCTACCTTCTAATAACTTCATTGTCACCTATTTTTTATTGATTGGTGGAGTAATACTAATTGGTTATTCCACAAGTATTTCATTTTTTATATCAACGTAA
- a CDS encoding M24 family metallopeptidase, translating into MGNIDKIIEQFDSLNIDGLMITGEWNRRYLSGFTGSNGVILITRNEKRLITDYRYFEQAKDQTEFDIVLHSEHTGHKDGIFDEVARQANEMNINRLGFEKQHLSFGFYDKVKNLLTSVLVPTYDLVEDLRMVKSKEELEKLKVASEITDNAYLHILNFIRPGVTEMAVSDELQRFIKENGGTTSTFNPIVASGLRSSLPHGRASEKVIEKGDMVTIDFGANYNGYWADISRTVALGEPSTKLQEIQQVVLKSFQNCAANIKAGLKDQDVDKLMRNHLIESGYNNYSGTGTGHGIGLEVHEKPLFSVQYEKVLKAGMTITIEPGVYLPGIGGGRVEDVLLITEDGCEVLTPSTKELVIV; encoded by the coding sequence TTGGGGAACATTGATAAAATTATTGAACAATTTGATTCATTAAATATTGATGGACTTATGATAACGGGTGAATGGAATAGAAGGTATCTTTCTGGTTTCACTGGAAGTAACGGTGTTATTCTAATTACTCGAAATGAAAAAAGATTAATAACTGATTATCGTTATTTTGAGCAAGCGAAAGACCAAACTGAATTTGATATAGTTCTTCATTCAGAACATACGGGACATAAAGATGGAATATTTGATGAAGTGGCTAGACAAGCAAATGAAATGAATATTAACAGGTTAGGTTTTGAAAAACAACATTTAAGTTTTGGATTTTATGATAAAGTAAAAAATTTATTAACTTCGGTATTAGTGCCTACTTACGATTTAGTGGAAGATCTTCGAATGGTTAAATCTAAGGAGGAATTAGAGAAATTAAAAGTGGCGTCTGAAATTACCGATAATGCTTACTTGCATATTCTTAATTTCATACGCCCAGGTGTGACAGAGATGGCTGTCTCGGATGAATTGCAACGTTTTATTAAAGAAAACGGCGGGACTACCTCTACGTTTAATCCAATTGTTGCATCAGGGTTGAGGTCCTCGTTACCACATGGAAGAGCAAGTGAAAAAGTAATAGAAAAAGGAGATATGGTTACAATTGACTTTGGAGCTAATTATAACGGGTACTGGGCTGATATTTCACGTACTGTTGCATTAGGGGAGCCATCCACTAAATTACAAGAAATCCAACAAGTGGTGTTAAAGTCTTTTCAAAATTGTGCCGCTAATATAAAAGCAGGGTTAAAGGATCAAGATGTTGATAAATTAATGCGAAATCATCTTATCGAATCTGGTTATAATAATTATTCTGGTACCGGTACTGGTCATGGTATAGGTTTAGAGGTACATGAGAAACCTCTTTTTTCTGTTCAATATGAAAAGGTATTGAAAGCTGGGATGACTATTACAATAGAACCTGGTGTTTATCTTCCTGGTATCGGTGGTGGAAGAGTAGAGGATGTCTTATTAATAACAGAAGATGGTTGTGAAGTATTAACGCCTTCTACGAAAGAATTAGTTATCGTTTAA
- a CDS encoding prolyl oligopeptidase family serine peptidase, producing MNLSTKKDAVTEDYHGVKVADPYRWLEEADSVNTREWTDEQNERTNQYLKNYPGRKTIKDNITKFMNYPKYSLPMREGEYYYFHKNNGLQNQGVFYRSKSLELNEPEVIIDPNTLSEEGTAAITNITFSQNSLMLAYAISYNGSDWQEVKIKNLVTGKEYPEVLKWCKFSNIAWNEDHSGFYYNRYPNPDSVLPGEESNYNKVYWHTIGTPQETDKLIYEDLNQREFSFVPEISDNNRYLLLKVYNGTEPKSRIYYRDIKSTGPFIPLINDGEDYYSFLGNEEDVFYIYTNYNAPKGRVVSVNLNQPEKKNWQVIIPESEDTISSLKMINNKFVIASMHNAYNQLKIYDDKGTLQKELPLPKFITITGLAGKKNDSELFISYTSYLCPFKIMRYKFEEDQLDAVLETNLHLQSNQFETKQVFYTSKDGTKIPMFITHKKGLELTKDNPVLLYGYGGYNISLTPTFSPSQMMWLEAGGVYVVANLRGGGEFGEKWHLDGILEKKQNVFNDFISAAEWLIENNYTNPKRLAIMGGSNGGLLVGTCINQRPDLFGAALCLVPVTDILRFHRFTVGRFWTTEFGNAEKDPDHFQFMYKYSPLHNVKSGVKYPPTLITTADTDDRVVPLHAKKFAATLQEVQTGDTPILLRVEKNAGHGLGKPTSKIIEEQTDLYTFLFKELEMSI from the coding sequence ATGAATTTGAGTACAAAAAAAGATGCCGTTACTGAGGATTATCATGGTGTAAAGGTGGCGGATCCATATCGATGGTTAGAAGAAGCTGATTCAGTAAATACCAGAGAATGGACAGATGAACAAAACGAAAGAACAAATCAATACTTAAAAAACTACCCAGGGAGAAAAACTATTAAGGATAACATAACAAAGTTTATGAATTATCCTAAGTATTCATTGCCAATGAGAGAAGGAGAATATTACTATTTTCATAAAAATAATGGGTTACAAAACCAAGGCGTTTTTTATCGTTCTAAATCATTAGAACTAAATGAACCAGAAGTTATAATTGATCCAAATACACTAAGTGAAGAGGGTACAGCAGCGATTACGAATATCACTTTTAGTCAAAATAGTTTGATGCTAGCCTATGCAATTTCCTATAATGGTAGCGATTGGCAAGAGGTTAAAATTAAAAATTTAGTAACTGGAAAAGAATATCCTGAAGTATTAAAATGGTGCAAGTTCAGTAACATCGCTTGGAACGAGGATCATAGCGGTTTTTATTATAATCGTTATCCAAACCCAGATTCTGTTCTTCCTGGCGAAGAAAGTAACTATAATAAAGTTTATTGGCATACAATTGGAACTCCCCAGGAAACAGACAAATTAATATATGAAGATCTAAATCAAAGGGAGTTTTCTTTTGTACCAGAAATATCTGATAATAATCGTTACTTACTTTTAAAAGTATATAATGGAACTGAACCAAAAAGCAGAATTTATTATCGAGATATTAAAAGCACCGGCCCCTTTATTCCGCTTATAAACGATGGAGAAGACTATTATTCCTTTTTAGGTAATGAGGAAGATGTTTTCTATATTTATACAAATTATAACGCGCCAAAAGGGAGGGTTGTTTCTGTCAATTTAAACCAACCCGAGAAGAAAAATTGGCAAGTGATCATTCCTGAAAGTGAAGATACCATCTCATCCTTAAAAATGATCAACAACAAATTTGTAATAGCATCGATGCACAATGCGTATAACCAGTTAAAAATATATGATGATAAAGGTACATTACAAAAAGAATTACCACTTCCAAAATTTATTACCATTACAGGATTAGCTGGTAAAAAAAATGATTCTGAACTGTTTATTAGTTATACATCATACCTTTGTCCTTTTAAGATAATGCGATACAAATTTGAAGAGGATCAATTAGATGCCGTTTTGGAAACCAATCTTCATTTGCAATCAAATCAATTTGAAACCAAACAGGTCTTTTATACTTCTAAAGATGGAACAAAAATCCCTATGTTTATTACGCATAAAAAAGGATTAGAATTAACGAAAGACAATCCTGTTCTTCTTTACGGATATGGCGGGTACAATATTAGCCTTACTCCTACCTTCTCGCCATCTCAGATGATGTGGTTGGAAGCAGGAGGAGTTTACGTAGTAGCCAACCTTCGAGGTGGAGGAGAATTTGGTGAGAAATGGCATTTAGATGGAATACTTGAAAAGAAGCAAAACGTATTCAATGATTTTATTTCAGCAGCAGAATGGTTAATTGAAAATAACTATACAAACCCTAAGAGACTCGCAATTATGGGTGGTAGTAATGGCGGTTTACTAGTTGGGACATGTATTAATCAACGCCCAGATTTATTTGGAGCTGCCCTTTGTCTTGTTCCTGTTACAGATATACTCAGGTTCCACCGTTTTACAGTTGGACGTTTTTGGACCACAGAGTTTGGAAACGCAGAGAAAGACCCAGACCATTTTCAATTTATGTATAAATATTCTCCCTTACACAATGTAAAAAGTGGCGTAAAATATCCACCAACACTTATTACTACAGCTGACACAGATGACCGGGTGGTTCCACTTCATGCAAAGAAATTTGCTGCCACTTTACAAGAAGTACAAACTGGTGATACACCTATATTATTAAGAGTGGAAAAAAATGCTGGACACGGACTCGGTAAGCCAACTTCAAAAATTATTGAAGAACAAACTGATTTGTATACATTTTTGTTTAAGGAATTGGAGATGTCTATCTAA
- a CDS encoding NAD(P)/FAD-dependent oxidoreductase, with protein MNKVIIIGSGPAGLTAAVTCADKGLDVLVIDEYMIAGGRLLGQLYEQPDGTWWNGIKESNHLHQQALDLGVKFHLNIPVSNIEKKDESWIVYTEQKTFHANNLLLATGAAESPVPVPGWTLPGVMSVGAAQVMTNVHRVKPGERGVIIGVNVLSSAIAMELQLAGVEVACLTLPKLNQVTYDSAHPKKVLDSLLHVSHMAPSQFVKLGSKLMKNDFMKKLGVTFYPKNGIKMWDIPIQLRKAVIEIYGKDQVEGVTIATINTDGEVIPGSEEKISADFVCIAGGLYPLAELASVAGCPFYLVEELGGYVPLHNERMETTLDGLYVAGNITGIEGAKVAAAQGLTAGLTIAYNSGFEVLENDIHASIQAIEQTRDSAYIQFHPDVKEGKKIVQEQWENYVTTNLKLKSV; from the coding sequence ATGAATAAAGTTATTATTATCGGTTCTGGTCCTGCAGGATTAACAGCAGCTGTAACTTGCGCGGACAAAGGACTTGATGTGTTAGTAATTGATGAATACATGATTGCTGGCGGAAGATTGTTAGGGCAACTTTATGAACAACCTGATGGAACCTGGTGGAATGGAATTAAAGAGTCCAATCACTTACATCAACAAGCACTCGATCTTGGAGTAAAATTCCATCTAAATATACCTGTTTCCAATATAGAGAAAAAGGATGAATCATGGATAGTCTATACAGAACAAAAAACCTTTCATGCTAACAATCTATTATTAGCAACTGGCGCCGCGGAATCTCCTGTACCTGTTCCAGGGTGGACATTGCCAGGAGTAATGTCTGTTGGCGCTGCACAAGTTATGACAAATGTTCATCGGGTTAAACCAGGGGAACGAGGAGTAATTATCGGAGTTAACGTTCTCTCATCAGCTATAGCGATGGAGTTGCAGTTGGCTGGAGTCGAGGTAGCTTGTCTTACATTACCTAAACTAAATCAAGTCACTTATGATTCTGCACATCCAAAGAAGGTACTGGATTCACTTCTCCATGTATCACACATGGCTCCTTCTCAATTCGTTAAATTGGGAAGCAAATTAATGAAAAATGACTTTATGAAAAAGTTAGGAGTTACCTTCTATCCAAAAAATGGAATAAAAATGTGGGATATTCCGATCCAGCTTAGAAAAGCTGTAATAGAGATTTATGGAAAAGACCAGGTAGAGGGCGTAACCATTGCAACAATTAATACAGATGGCGAGGTAATTCCAGGTAGCGAGGAAAAGATTTCAGCGGACTTTGTGTGTATCGCTGGTGGTCTTTATCCATTAGCTGAATTAGCATCAGTTGCCGGGTGTCCATTTTATTTAGTTGAAGAATTAGGTGGATATGTCCCTTTACATAATGAACGTATGGAAACTACCTTAGATGGTTTATATGTTGCCGGAAATATCACAGGTATTGAAGGTGCAAAGGTTGCTGCTGCACAGGGACTAACAGCTGGGCTAACGATAGCTTACAATAGTGGGTTTGAAGTTTTAGAAAATGATATTCATGCCTCCATCCAAGCTATTGAACAAACAAGAGATAGTGCATATATTCAGTTTCATCCTGACGTAAAAGAAGGGAAAAAGATTGTACAAGAGCAATGGGAAAACTATGTAACTACTAATTTAAAATTGAAAAGTGTTTAA
- a CDS encoding (2Fe-2S)-binding protein, whose protein sequence is MNQRILDHPILGKQENSNYVSFTFNNNVYKGLENEPLAAALLANGIRTLRYHEESGSSRGIYCNIGHCYECRVTVDGKQGIRACLTPIKDGMTIESGHQLPTSVKDWRPENE, encoded by the coding sequence ATGAATCAACGTATCTTAGACCATCCCATTCTTGGAAAACAAGAAAATAGTAACTATGTTTCCTTTACATTCAATAACAATGTATATAAGGGATTAGAAAATGAACCACTAGCAGCGGCACTTTTAGCTAATGGTATCAGAACCCTCAGATACCATGAGGAAAGCGGATCATCAAGAGGCATCTATTGCAATATCGGTCATTGTTATGAATGCAGAGTAACCGTAGATGGAAAGCAAGGTATCCGGGCATGCCTAACACCAATAAAAGATGGTATGACAATTGAAAGTGGTCATCAATTACCTACATCTGTTAAAGACTGGAGGCCAGAAAATGAATAA
- a CDS encoding (2Fe-2S)-binding protein has translation MKETEMVICRCEEVTYKELVETAAKYNCTARELKLRTRAGMGYCGGRSCRSMVDRIASTPLQNQNKTSVSLKYQPPIRPISFANLGGDDK, from the coding sequence ATGAAAGAAACTGAAATGGTTATATGCAGATGTGAGGAAGTAACTTATAAAGAATTAGTAGAAACAGCAGCAAAATATAATTGTACAGCAAGAGAGTTAAAACTCCGAACTAGAGCTGGAATGGGTTACTGTGGCGGAAGGTCCTGTCGCAGTATGGTAGATAGAATAGCTTCTACACCTTTGCAAAACCAAAATAAAACGAGTGTATCACTAAAATACCAACCTCCAATCCGACCTATCAGTTTTGCAAATTTAGGAGGGGATGATAAATGA
- a CDS encoding sigma-54 interaction domain-containing protein, with translation MAFFQSGIKKFIRNDFILLENKIEDVDLHSLIKSESPKKVFIINEGQRYVVHLSDSTDQIIFSTCTRISVNTELEDVSSFFDKSETLLVHDGGNFIGYINAFDFTKQLANTYQEMQAYFQTILDTIDASCTVIDSNESVLIWTEGAEKIFSVKKPDIIGKPITNFFNTDNLALLKTLKDGTSLHHSQHKAREDLVVLINSSPVYLNKQIIGAVVSETDITSQIRLNNELYSATEKVFNLEKEVNKLMPTDDPFKLIRGNSSALKRTINMTKKAATTETNILIHGESGVGKELFAKAVHNIREGQNAPFVAINCGAIPSALFESEIFGYERGAFSGADQKGKKGKVELAKGGTLFLDEIGEMPLEMQVKILRLLQERKFYPVGGTKEIEVDFRVVAATNRDLKELIKEVKFREDLYYRLNVVSLEIPPLRKRPEDIIELTHYFLYEISIKYKRPIHGISQTVMRALLQHDWPGNIRELKNVVERLVVFSDEGEIKIEDIPFEINGMELPNGRKTSYPSIFNESDNRSLNERLQEFEKEIIMKELEKEDGNKLSCAKKLQVTRATLYNRMNKLGLKI, from the coding sequence ATGGCATTTTTTCAATCAGGAATCAAAAAGTTTATTAGGAATGATTTTATTTTGCTTGAAAATAAAATCGAAGACGTAGATTTACATTCATTGATAAAATCAGAGTCCCCTAAGAAGGTTTTTATTATAAACGAAGGTCAACGATACGTTGTACACCTTTCCGATAGTACGGATCAAATTATTTTCTCAACGTGTACAAGAATTTCCGTCAATACCGAGCTTGAGGATGTTAGTAGCTTTTTTGATAAAAGCGAAACTTTATTAGTTCATGATGGAGGCAACTTTATTGGCTATATAAATGCTTTTGATTTTACGAAACAACTAGCTAACACGTATCAGGAAATGCAGGCCTATTTTCAAACAATACTTGACACTATCGATGCTTCCTGTACGGTAATTGATTCTAATGAAAGCGTTTTAATTTGGACAGAAGGTGCTGAGAAAATATTTTCAGTCAAAAAACCTGACATAATCGGGAAACCAATTACTAATTTTTTTAATACAGACAACCTAGCATTATTAAAAACCTTAAAAGATGGAACTTCTCTTCACCACAGCCAACATAAAGCAAGAGAAGATCTAGTTGTACTGATAAATTCGAGTCCAGTGTATTTAAACAAACAAATCATCGGTGCAGTTGTGTCAGAAACAGACATAACAAGTCAGATTAGATTAAATAATGAATTATACAGTGCGACAGAAAAGGTATTTAACTTAGAAAAAGAAGTAAATAAATTAATGCCTACAGACGATCCTTTTAAACTTATTAGAGGGAACAGTTCAGCATTAAAACGAACGATTAATATGACAAAAAAAGCTGCAACGACAGAAACAAACATACTGATTCATGGCGAAAGCGGTGTGGGAAAAGAACTATTTGCTAAAGCAGTACACAACATTCGTGAAGGTCAAAACGCACCCTTTGTTGCCATAAATTGTGGAGCAATACCTTCTGCACTTTTCGAAAGTGAAATCTTTGGATATGAAAGAGGAGCATTTTCTGGTGCTGATCAAAAAGGAAAAAAAGGGAAGGTCGAGCTAGCTAAAGGTGGCACATTGTTTTTGGACGAAATTGGGGAAATGCCTTTGGAGATGCAAGTAAAAATACTTCGGTTATTACAGGAAAGAAAGTTTTATCCTGTTGGAGGTACCAAAGAAATAGAAGTTGATTTTAGAGTTGTAGCCGCAACAAATCGTGACCTAAAAGAACTTATAAAAGAGGTCAAATTTAGAGAAGACCTGTATTATCGATTAAATGTAGTTAGCCTGGAAATCCCTCCATTACGGAAACGTCCTGAAGATATTATCGAATTAACACATTATTTCCTGTATGAAATTTCTATTAAATATAAACGACCAATTCACGGAATATCTCAGACGGTCATGCGAGCCTTACTGCAACATGATTGGCCAGGCAACATAAGAGAATTAAAAAACGTTGTGGAACGTTTAGTTGTATTTTCAGACGAAGGGGAAATAAAAATTGAGGATATACCATTTGAAATCAATGGTATGGAATTACCTAATGGAAGAAAAACTTCATATCCATCAATTTTCAATGAAAGCGATAACCGGTCCTTAAATGAGCGGCTTCAGGAATTTGAAAAAGAGATCATTATGAAAGAATTAGAAAAGGAAGATGGCAATAAATTGTCATGTGCAAAAAAACTACAAGTAACTAGGGCAACCCTTTACAATCGGATGAATAAATTAGGGTTAAAAATTTAA
- a CDS encoding NAD(P)/FAD-dependent oxidoreductase, translating into MEIATINYVREERGDFVKDALHRDIVVIGGGIIGAAIAYYSSKAGLDITVLEKNELASGTSSKCDGNILAIDKDPGFDSLMSLKSQQLVHELSKELELSFEYRNPGSILVCENDTEMEAAQKWVQQQQEAGLDFKMLDRQDLRNESDYFAEDLFGGLECKTDSTVNPYMLTYSMFYSAKQFGSKIHTNTEVKNLYKNQANQFVIETNNGTFTANKVVNACGVWSPVIGEMLDVNIPIKPRKGQLIVASRQQPVGLRKVMEFGYLISKFGGERNVDPLTEKYGVALVFEPTESQNFLIGSSREFGGFDTKVNHEVTKYIAKRALRFYPEMADMTVIRTYAGLRPWTEDHLPIISYIDEVPGFYVAAGHEGDGISLAAVTGKVVEEMISGKETCIPIEPLRYDRFKERVIS; encoded by the coding sequence ATGGAAATTGCAACTATTAATTATGTACGGGAAGAGAGGGGGGATTTTGTGAAAGACGCATTACACCGAGATATTGTTGTTATTGGTGGGGGTATCATCGGTGCTGCAATTGCTTATTATAGTTCCAAAGCCGGGTTGGATATTACTGTACTCGAAAAGAACGAGTTAGCTAGTGGTACTTCGTCCAAATGTGATGGGAATATTTTGGCTATTGATAAAGATCCAGGTTTTGATAGTCTGATGTCATTAAAAAGTCAACAACTTGTTCATGAGTTAAGTAAAGAGCTTGAATTATCGTTTGAATATCGAAATCCAGGTAGTATCTTAGTTTGTGAAAATGACACTGAAATGGAAGCCGCCCAAAAATGGGTGCAACAGCAACAAGAAGCAGGACTTGACTTTAAAATGTTAGATCGCCAGGACTTACGTAATGAATCCGACTATTTTGCGGAAGATCTCTTTGGAGGATTGGAATGTAAAACAGATTCTACAGTAAATCCATATATGTTAACGTATTCCATGTTCTACAGTGCCAAACAATTTGGTTCAAAAATCCATACCAATACGGAGGTGAAAAATCTTTATAAAAATCAGGCAAACCAATTTGTAATAGAAACCAATAACGGAACCTTTACAGCTAATAAAGTTGTAAATGCATGTGGTGTATGGTCTCCCGTTATTGGAGAAATGTTAGACGTTAACATTCCAATAAAACCGAGAAAAGGCCAACTAATTGTTGCATCGAGACAACAGCCTGTTGGATTAAGAAAAGTAATGGAATTTGGCTACCTTATTTCAAAGTTTGGTGGGGAACGAAATGTAGACCCCTTGACTGAAAAATATGGTGTTGCTTTAGTATTTGAACCTACTGAAAGTCAAAACTTCCTGATTGGTAGTAGTAGAGAATTCGGCGGATTTGATACTAAGGTGAACCATGAAGTTACCAAGTATATCGCAAAAAGAGCCTTACGTTTTTACCCTGAAATGGCTGATATGACGGTTATTCGAACATACGCAGGGTTGCGTCCTTGGACAGAAGATCATTTGCCAATCATCTCGTATATTGACGAAGTTCCGGGTTTCTATGTAGCCGCAGGACATGAAGGAGATGGTATAAGCTTAGCTGCTGTTACTGGGAAGGTGGTTGAAGAAATGATCTCTGGTAAAGAAACGTGTATTCCAATTGAACCACTTCGCTATGATCGTTTTAAAGAGAGGGTGATCAGTTAA
- a CDS encoding proline racemase family protein: MKFQRLFSTIDTHTGGNPTRTVISGLPPLKGNTMSEKMLYMQEQYDWIRKFLMNEPRGHDVMSGALLVDPCHPDADVGVIYIETGGYLPMCGHDTIGFCTALVEAGLIEVAEPYTNVKIDTPAGLIEVRIKVINGQAEEITFANVPSFLLKSIVIDVEEIGRVECDIAYGGNFYGIIDARKLGLELSTDNASNIIDQAITIRNAINETEDVVHPKHPFINGLTHIEFYTDPVHPDADVKNTVVVPPGGIDRSPCGTGTSAKLATMYSKNEIGIDELFVHESIVGSMFKARVIETTKVNHYDAVISEVTGSAWIMGMHRFFYNEKDPLREGFLLIPPMQNHLKEGV; the protein is encoded by the coding sequence ATGAAATTCCAACGACTATTTTCCACGATTGATACGCATACGGGGGGGAATCCGACTAGAACAGTAATAAGTGGTCTTCCTCCTTTAAAAGGAAACACCATGTCTGAAAAAATGCTCTATATGCAAGAACAGTATGATTGGATACGAAAGTTTTTAATGAATGAACCAAGAGGCCACGATGTAATGTCTGGAGCGTTACTTGTTGACCCTTGTCATCCAGATGCGGATGTGGGTGTAATCTATATTGAGACTGGTGGATACTTACCAATGTGTGGCCACGATACAATCGGCTTCTGCACCGCTCTTGTTGAAGCAGGGCTAATTGAAGTAGCTGAGCCGTATACCAATGTGAAAATAGACACTCCAGCGGGTTTGATAGAAGTTAGGATAAAAGTCATTAACGGGCAAGCAGAGGAAATTACTTTTGCTAACGTACCTTCATTTTTACTGAAATCTATCGTAATTGACGTAGAAGAAATTGGTAGAGTGGAGTGTGACATTGCCTATGGTGGTAATTTCTATGGAATTATTGATGCTCGAAAACTTGGATTAGAATTGAGTACGGACAATGCTTCGAACATAATTGATCAAGCTATTACAATTCGTAATGCAATTAATGAAACGGAAGATGTTGTCCATCCGAAACATCCATTTATTAATGGGCTGACACATATTGAGTTTTATACAGATCCTGTTCATCCAGATGCAGATGTTAAAAATACAGTTGTTGTTCCTCCAGGTGGGATTGATCGTTCACCGTGCGGAACTGGAACTTCGGCAAAACTAGCTACTATGTATAGTAAAAATGAAATTGGAATCGATGAATTATTTGTTCATGAAAGTATCGTTGGTTCCATGTTTAAAGCTAGAGTCATAGAAACAACAAAAGTAAATCACTATGATGCAGTAATTTCAGAGGTTACTGGCTCTGCTTGGATTATGGGAATGCATCGTTTTTTCTATAATGAAAAAGATCCGTTAAGGGAAGGGTTTTTGCTTATCCCACCCATGCAAAACCACTTAAAAGAAGGTGTTTAA
- a CDS encoding proline racemase family protein translates to MHFEKMFTTIDTHVAGEAFRIVVQSTINLSEQEIKLNHDLLQGKFQYEKEFLLNEPRGHRGMNGCIVIPSKVADYGLLFFNHDSKIQFKYGGLVASITAMLETGNLFPNESEQYKVETVNGIYTVKAKFDKQEVTTVYFESDRCHVVEKTPEYCLVEVDGSRKYLVFELPDSLSEINLEQLSSINRWGRKATERTTKKDRLFDGIIISEPINVATNEVRSVTFEKDGTILRSPGIDSTLAIFTARLIKSDQHVQLTNRSIFDSLVAAKLIPETDHRFSIETQGFTTGMHQFIYDQTDPLKSGFLLK, encoded by the coding sequence ATGCATTTCGAAAAAATGTTTACGACGATTGATACGCATGTTGCGGGTGAAGCATTTAGGATTGTTGTTCAATCAACGATAAATCTGAGTGAACAAGAGATTAAATTGAATCATGATCTATTGCAGGGCAAATTTCAGTATGAGAAAGAGTTTTTATTAAACGAACCAAGAGGTCACCGAGGTATGAATGGGTGTATCGTCATTCCCTCCAAAGTTGCGGATTATGGACTGTTGTTTTTTAATCACGACAGCAAAATTCAATTTAAATATGGTGGTTTGGTAGCGTCCATAACTGCAATGCTTGAGACAGGTAATTTATTTCCAAACGAAAGTGAACAATATAAGGTAGAAACAGTTAATGGAATCTATACAGTTAAGGCTAAATTCGATAAGCAAGAAGTTACTACCGTCTATTTTGAAAGTGATCGATGTCATGTTGTTGAGAAAACACCGGAATATTGTTTAGTTGAAGTAGATGGTTCCCGTAAATACTTAGTCTTTGAATTACCTGATTCGTTATCGGAAATTAATCTCGAACAATTATCCTCCATTAATAGATGGGGAAGAAAAGCTACAGAAAGAACCACAAAGAAAGATCGCTTATTTGATGGCATTATTATATCTGAACCCATTAATGTTGCAACTAATGAGGTCCGCTCGGTTACTTTTGAAAAAGATGGTACCATTTTACGGTCACCTGGGATAGACAGTACGCTGGCAATATTTACAGCTCGATTAATTAAATCCGATCAACATGTTCAGCTTACAAATCGAAGCATTTTTGACAGTTTGGTAGCTGCTAAGTTGATACCTGAAACAGACCATCGTTTTTCCATTGAAACACAAGGATTTACAACTGGGATGCATCAATTTATTTATGATCAAACAGATCCCTTGAAAAGTGGATTCTTATTAAAGTAA